Proteins co-encoded in one Brassica oleracea var. oleracea cultivar TO1000 chromosome C4, BOL, whole genome shotgun sequence genomic window:
- the LOC106342555 gene encoding uncharacterized protein LOC106342555, whose product MLPWESVLRVWDVLLFEGNRVMLFRTALALMEFYVNTGPTLITTKDAGDAITLLQSMTGSTFDSSQLVFTACMGYQDVNECRLQELRSKHRPAVMAAFEERLKGLQAWRDSKDLLASKLYNSKQDPKSVLLNFSKASLSRSESGSSSNADDVLICLTGDGEIDYFQDLQGQVLRLKGELCNLVEEKRSALLRAEELEVALMEMVKQDNRRHLNAKIEQLEQGVREVRKLVSDKKDREAAMIQVLIGMEQEHKVTEDARRAAEQDAAAQRHAAQVLQDKYEEAVAGLAEMEERAVMAESMLEATLQYHKAQPSPRYVLSYTYKY is encoded by the exons ATGCTTCCATGGGAAAGTG TTCTCAGAGTGTGGGATGTGCTTCTGTTTGAAGGAAACCGTGTAATGCTTTTCAGAACAGCACTTGCATTGATGGAGTTTTATG TAAACACAGGTCCTACACTAATTACAACCAAGGACGCTGGAGATGCGATTACTCTGCTTCAATCAATGACTGGCTCAACGTTTGATAGCAGCCAGCTCGTCTTCACTGCTTGCATGGGTTACCAAGATGTAAACGAATGTAGGTTGCAGGAGTTAAGAAGCAAGCACAGGCCAGCTGTGATGGCTGCATTTGAGGAAAGATTAAAGGGGCTTCAAGCTTGGAGGGATTCGAAAGACCTCCTCGCAAGCAAATTATATAATTCTAAGCAAGATCCAAAATCAGTTTTGTTAAATTTCAGCAAAGCCTCGCTGTCTCGTTCTGAATCAGGATCCAGCAGTAACGCAGACGATGTCTTGATTTGTCTGACTGGGGATGGAGAGATTGATTATTTTCAAGACCTTCAAGGACAG GTTCTTCGGTTGAAGGGTGAACTCTGCAATTTGGTTGAGGAGAAACGATCTGCTTTACTAAG AGCTGAAGAGTTGGAAGTTGCTCTCATGGAGATGGTCAAACAAGACAATCGGCGTCACCTGAATGCTAAA ATTGAGCAGTTAGAGCAAGGGGTGAGAGAGGTTCGAAAGCTTGTTTCTGATAAGAAGGATCGAGAAGCTGCTATGATACAG GTGTTGATTGGGATGGAGCAAGAACATAAGGTAACGGAAGATGCACGGAGAGCTGCTGAGCAGGATGCAGCAGCGCAGAGACATGCTGCCCAAGTGCTTCAG GACAAATATGAGGAAGCTGTTGCTGGGCTTGCTGAGATGGAGGAGAGGGCAGTAATGGCAGAGTCAATGTTGGAGGCGACTTTGCAGTATCATAAAGCACAACCTTCACCACGGTATGTTTTATCATATACCTACAAATATTAA
- the LOC106342554 gene encoding receptor-like serine/threonine-protein kinase SD1-8: MKGVQNIYNDAYSVSSLLVFFVLILFRPALSISAANRLSSSESLTISSNRTLVSPGGAFELGFFKPSALPRWYLGIRYTKVSEKSYAWVANRDNPLSTSIGALEISGNNLVLLDQFNKTVWSTNLTSGDAPVTAEVLPNGNFVLRHSDNDDPSEFLWQSFDFPTDTLLPEMKLGIDHKKERNWFLTEWRAPDDPASGNFTFNLETQWGLPEFILRMNGWPVARSGPWDGIEFSGIPSMQGSDYMVSNFTDNAYSFRMTNHSIYSILTTRDWMLERVTWTSTSSEWKRSVDFLFTGICDAYSSCGGPNTYCDLNTLPHCNCLRGFVPNNDTEWAERDERIGSSIFGCVRKKQLNCEGDLDFFELNNTKWPDTKTATVDRGIIDVKKCKERCLSDCNCTSFAFGKNGLGCVTWTGDLVDIRTYFEGGHALFVKVSANDPDFSSGKKRDQTGKVIGWSIGGVSVMLILSVILFCFWKRRQKQAKADAAAPIVGNQVQLNEMVLPRRNIFFSGEDEIEDLELPLIEFEAVVAATEHFSHSNKVGKGGFGVVYKGRLSDGQEIAVKRLSEMSAQGTDEFMNEVRLIARLQHVNLVRLLGCSVYAGEKILIYEYLENLSLDSHIFDKTRSCMLNWQMRFDIINGIARGLLYLHQDSRFRIIHRDLKASNVLLDKDMVPKISDFGMARIFGRDETEANTRKVVGTYGYMSPEYAMNGTFSMKSDVFSFGVLLLEIISGKRNKGFCHSDGNLNLLGYVWKQWNENQRLEILDTAVDSSSPTFRPREILRCLQIGLLCVQEHVEDRPMMSSVVLMLGSEAVFIPQPKRPGYCVASGSSLDTRSEDEACTVNKFTMSIIDAR; encoded by the exons ATGAAAGGTGTACAAAACATTTACAACGATGCTTACAGCGTCTCGTCCTTGCTCGTATTTTTTGTCCTGATTCTGTTTCGTCCGGCACTCTCGATCAGTGCCGCCAATAGATTGTCGTCTTCAGAGTCTCTGACAATCTCAAGCAACAGAACACTTGTATCTCCCGGCGGAGCCTTCGAGCTTGGTTTCTTCAAACCCTCGGCACTTCCGCGTTGGTATCTCGGAATACGGTATACCAAAGTCTCAGAGAAGAGCTACGCATGGGTCGCCAACAGAGACAACCCTCTCTCTACATCCATTGGGGCCCTCGAAATCTCTGGCAACAATCTTGTCCTGCTAGATCAGTTCAATAAAACTGTTTGGTCGACGAATCTTACTAGCGGAGATGCGCCGGTGACGGCAGAGGTTCTTCCCAACGGAAACTTTGTACTGAGACACTCCGACAACGACGACCCTAGTGAATTCTTGTGGCAGAGTTTCGATTTTCCTACAGATACTTTACTTCCGGAGATGAAGCTAGGTATCGACCACAAAAAGGAGCGCAACTGGTTCCTTACAGAATGGAGAGCTCCAGACGATCCGGCGAGCGGGAACTTCACGTTCAACCTCGAAACTCAATGGGGATTGCCTGAATTTATTCTTCGTATGAATGGATGGCCAGTGGCAAGGAGCGGTCCCTGGGATGGAATCGAGTTTAGCGGCATACCGTCGATGCAAGGATCAGATTACATGGTTTCCAATTTTACGGATAACGCTTACAGCTTCCGTATGACCAACCATAGCATCTACTCGATATTGACAACGAGAGACTGGATGCTCGAGCGAGTCACGTGGACCTCGACATCATCGGAATGGAAGCGGTCCGTGGATTTTTTATTCACGGGTATCTGCGATGCTTACTCTAGTTGTGGTGGGCCGAATACTTACTGCGACCTAAACACGTTACCTCACTGTAACTGTCTTAGAGGGTTTGTTCCAAATAACGACACAGAATGGGCAGAGCGGGATGAGAGGATAGGCAGTTCAATATTTGGGTGTGTGAGGAAGAAGCAGCTTAACTGTGAAGGAGATCTTGACTTTTTCGAGCTAAATAATACGAAGTGGCCGGATACTAAGACTGCGACTGTGGATCGGGGAATCATTGATGTGAAGAAATGCAAAGAGAGGTGTCTTAGCGATTGTAACTGTACGTCTTTTGCGTTTGGAAAAAATGGACTGGGTTGCGTGACTTGGACCGGAGACCTCGTTGATATCCGGACTTACTTCGAAGGCGGTCATGCTCTCTTTGTTAAAGTATCTGCTAATGATCCAG ATTTTTCCTCGGGAAAGAAGAGAGACCAAACTGGAAAAGTCATAGGTTGGAGTATTGGTGGAGTCAGCGTTATGCTTATTCTGAGTGTTATCCTCTTCTGCTTTTGGAAGAGGAGACAGAAGCAAGCAAAAGCAGATGCTGCAGCGCCTATTG TGGGAAACCAAGTTCAATTGAACGAGATGGTGTTACCAAGAAGAAACATATTTTTTTCTGGAGAGGACGAAATAGAAGATTTGGAACTTCCATTGATTGAGTTTGAAGCTGTTGTCGCAGCCACCGAACATTTCTCTCATTCAAACAAAGTCGGAAAAGGTGGTTTTGGTGTTGTTTACAAG GGAAGGTTAAGTGACGGGCAAGAAATTGCGGTGAAGAGACTATCGGAAATGTCAGCTCAAGGTACCGATGAGTTCATGAACGAAGTTAGGCTAATAGCAAGGCTTCAGCATGTCAACCTTGTGAGACTTCTTGGCTGTAGCGTTTACGCGGGCGAAAAAATATTAATATACGAGTACTTGGAGAATCTAAGCCTCGATTCTCATATCTTTG ATAAAACCAGAAGCTGTATGTTAAATTGGCAAATGAGATTTGATATCATCAATGGTATTGCCCGAGGGCTTCTGTATCTTCACCAAGACTCACGGTTTAGAATCATCCATAGGGATTTGAAAGCAAGCAATGTCTTGCTTGACAAAGATATGGTTCCAAAAATTTCAGACTTCGGAATGGCTAGGATCTTTGGACGGGATGAGACGGAAGCTAACACGAGGAAGGTGGTCGGAACTTA TGGCTACATGTCTCCAGAATATGCGATGAACGGGACATTCTCGATGAAGTCAGATGTGTTCAGTTTTGGGGTCTTGCTTCTTGAAATTATAAGTGGCAAGAGGAATAAAGGCTTCTGCCACTCGGATGGTAATCTTAATCTTCTGGGATAT GTGTGGAAGCAATGGAATGAAAATCAACGTCTAGAGATACTAGACACGGCCGTAGATTCTTCATCACCAACGTTCAGGCCACGTGAAATATTAAGATGCTTACAAATTGGCCTCTTGTGTGTTCAAGAACATGTAGAGGATAGACCAATGATGTCGTCAGTAGTTTTGATGCTCGGAAGTGAAGCAGTATTTATACCTCAACCTAAACGGCCAGGTTACTGCGTAGCCAGCGGAAGTTCTCTTGATACTCGGAGTGAAGATGAAGCTTGCACAGTTAACAAATTCACCATGTCAATCATTGACGCTCGGTGA
- the LOC106339179 gene encoding exopolygalacturonase-like, giving the protein MAWIASAFKALCLSFLFVSVACRSTNGPKVFNVRRYGAKPDDKTDNVNTFTSIWKSACARSGSSKIYVPNGTFYLGGAVVFEGPCINQIEFIIDGTLLAPSNPGDIKNKTWINFRYINNLLISGAGTLDGQGKESWKLNDCSKNPSCPILAMNMGFAFVNNSRINGITSLNSKMGHFDFFSVHQFNITGVTIKAPGDSPNTDGLKFGFCSNIHISDTHIGTGDDCIAILSGVTDMDISNVKCGPGHGISVGSLGKGKDEKDVNGLTVRDTVFNGTSDGIRIKTWESSISQIVVSHLLYENIQMINVGNPINIDQKYCPYPPCKKKGESHVQIQDLKLTNIYGTSKNKVAVKLKCSKSFPCKNVELVDINLEHKGAKGPSTAVCENVHGSAHGKMVPQHCLNGPW; this is encoded by the exons ATGGCTTGGATTGCTTCTGCGTTTAAGGCTTTGTGTTTGTCTTTCTTGTTCGTCAGCGTTGCATGTCGTTCGACCAACGGACCGAAGGTTTTCAATGTCCGACGCTATGGTGCCAAACCCGACGACAAAACTGATAACGTCAAT ACGTTCACAAGTATATGGAAAAGCGCATGCGCAAGGAGTGGAAGTAGTAAAATCTACGTACCAAATGGAACATTCTATCTCGGTGGTGCGGTGGTGTTCGAGGGGCCATGCATAAATCAGATTGAATTCATTATAGATGGAACTTTATTGGCTCCTTCAAACCCCGGAGACATTAAAAATAAAACGTGGATCAACTTCAGGTACATTAACAATCTCCTAATCTCTGGTGCTGGTACACTAGACGGCCAAGGGAAAGAGTCATGGAAACTCAATGACTGCTCCAAAAACCCCAGCTGTCCTATACTAGCTATG AACATGGGATTTGCATTTGTGAATAACTCGAGAATCAACGGGATAACATCACTCAACAGCAAAATGGGACACTTCGACTTCTTCTCCGTCCATCAGTTCAACATTACCGGAGTCACTATAAAAGCTCCTGGCGACAGCCCTAACACCGACGGGCTTAAGTTCGGGTTCTGTAGTAACATTCACATCTCCGACACACACATCGGAACGGGAGACGACTGTATCGCCATTCTTTCCGGAGTTACTGACATGGATATCTCTAATGTCAAGTGTGGTCCCGGACATGGGATCAGTGTTGGAAGCTTAGGGAAGGGCAAAGACGAGAAGGATGTTAATGGCCTAACCGTAAGAGACACGGTTTTTAACGGCACAAGTGATGGTATTCGGATCAAGACTTGGGAATCTTCAATTTCTCAGATCGTTGTTTCTCACCTCTTGTACGAGAATATTCAGATGATTAATGTTGGAAACCCGATCAACATCGATCAGAAGTATTGTCCTTATCCACCCTGTAAAAAGAAG GGAGAGTCCCACGTACAGATCCAAGACCTTAAGTTAACGAACATATATGGAACTTCGAAGAACAAAGTGGCGGTGAAACTAAAATGTAGCAAGAGCTTTCCGTGCAAGAACGTTGAGCTAGTTGACATAAACCTAGAGCACAAGGGAGCCAAGGGTCCTTCCACTGCGGTATGTGAGAATGTTCACGGTTCTGCACATGGCAAGATGGTTCCTCAGCATTGTCTGAACGGTCCATGGTAA
- the LOC106339511 gene encoding protein trichome birefringence-like 33 — protein MKPSSPISFTSSSLAPSLPRKHRLSPYLFTLLIFIFFVSVLYGEDFMCIFGQLEPTFSLRPSQATEKNKKPQKLAFAIGKTEENCDVFSGKWVRDEVSRPPYQEWECPYIQPQLTCQEHGRPDKDYQLWRWQPNHCDLPSFNATLMLETLRGKRMMYVGDSLNRGMFVSMICLLHRIIPEDQKSIKTFGSLTVFTAKEYNATIEFYWAPFLLESNSDDAIVHRISDRVVRKGSINKHGRHWKGADIIVFNTYLWWMTGLKMNILQGSFDDKEKVIAEVPTEDAYRMGMKSMLRWVKNNMDRKKTRVFFTSMSPTHAKGIDWGGEPGQNCYNQTTLIEDPNYWGSDCRKSIMKVIGEVFGRSKTPITLLNITQMSNYRRDAHTSIYKKQWSPLTAEQLENPTSYADCVHWCLPGLQDTWNELLFAELFYP, from the exons ATGAAACCTTCATCACCAATCTCCTTTACCTCTTCTTCCCTTGCTCCTTCACTTCCTAGAAAACACCGTCTCTCTCCTTACCTCTTCACACTCTTAATCTTCATCTTCTTCGTCTCTGTTCTCTATGGAGAAGACTTCATGTGCATCTTTGGCCAGCTTGAGCCCACTTTTTCCCTACGGCCCTCTCAAGCAACTG AAAAGAATAAGAAACCACAGAAGCTCGCGTTTGCTATCGGTAAAACAGAGGAAAACTGTGACGTGTTTAGTGGCAAGTGGGTGAGAGACGAAGTCTCCCGACCACCGTATCAAGAATGGGAGTGTCCGTACATTCAACCTCAGCTTACATGTCAAGAACATGGTCGTCCCGACAAAGACTACCAGCTCTGGCGGTGGCAACCCAACCACTGCGATCTCCCCTC ATTCAACGCCACGCTAATGCTAGAGACACTGAGAGGGAAGAGGATGATGTACGTAGGAGACTCACTAAACCGTGGAATGTTTGTATCGATGATTTGTCTTCTTCATCGTATCATCCCTGAAGACCAGAAATCCATTAAAACTTTTGGTTCCCTCACTGTCTTCACTGCCAAG GAGTATAACGCGACGATTGAGTTCTACTGGGCACCGTTTCTTCTAGAGTCTAATTCAGACGATGCAATAGTTCATAGAATATCAGATAGGGTTGTGAGGAAAGGCTCAATTAACAAACATGGTCGTCACTGGAAAGGCGCTGATATAATCGTTTTCAACACTTATCTTTGGTGGATGACTGGCTTGAAGATGAACATCTT GCAAGGATCGTTTGATGATAAGGAGAAGGTTATCGCAGAGGTACCGACTGAAGATGCGTACAGAATGGGGATGAAGAGTATGTTGAGATGGGTGAAGAACAATATGGATCGTAAGAAAACTAGGGTTTTCTTCACAAGCATGTCTCCAACTCATGCCAA GGGCATAGATTGGGGAGGTGAGCCAGGTCAGAACTGCTACAATCAGACAACACTTATAGAAGATCCAAACTACTGGGGATCAGATTGTCGGAAAAGCATAATGAAAGTGATTGGAGAAGTGTTTGGGAGATCGAAAACACCGATAACGTTACTAAACATAACGCAAATGTCGAACTATCGGAGAGATGCGCACACATCGATATACAAGAAGCAATGGAGTCCACTGACGGCGGAGCAGCTAGAGAATCCGACGAGCTATGCGGATTGTGTACATTGGTGCTTGCCTGGCCTTCAAGATACTTGGAATGAGCTCCTCTTTGCTGAACTTTTCTATCCTTGA
- the LOC106337293 gene encoding abscisic acid receptor PYL6, whose amino-acid sequence MPTSLQFQRPSTAAESANHHHKQLQKMSLTRGMADVPEHVELSHTHVVEPSQCFSVVVQDVDAPASAVWSILSRFEHPQAYKHFVRSCHVAAGDGREVGSVREVRVVSGLPAAFSLERLEIMDDDRHVMSFSVVGGDHRLQNYRSVTTVHESSDNNKKTRVVESYVVDVPAGNDKDETCSFADTIVRCNLQSLAKLAENPPRI is encoded by the exons ATGCCAACATCTCTACAATTTCAGAGACCTTCCACCGCCGCGGAATCAGCCAACCACCACCACAAACAGCTTCAGAAAATGAGCCTCACGCGCGGCATGGCTGACGTCCCGGAGCACGTGGAGCTTTCCCACACGCACGTTGTGGAACCCTCTCAGTGCTTCTCCGTCGTGGTTCAGGACGTGGACGCTCCGGCTTCCGCCGTATGGTCGATCCTCAGCCGCTTCGAACACCCTCAAGCCTATAAACACTTTGTGAGGAGCTGTCACGTGGCTGCCGGAGACGGTCGAGAGGTTGGCTCCGTGAGGGAGGTCAGAGTCGTCTCTGGTCTCCCCGCGGCGTTCAGCTTAGAGCGCCTTGAGATCATGGACGATGATCGCCACGTCATGAGCTTCAGCGTCGTGGGTGGGGACCACAGGCTTCAGAACTACAGATCGGTCACGACGGTGCACGAGTCGTCGGACAACAACAAGAAGACACGTGTCGTTGAGTCATACGTCGTTGACGTGCCGGCTGGTAACGATAAGGATGAGACTTGCAGCTTCGCCGACACCATTGTACGTTGCAACTTGCAATCGTTGGCTAAACTCGCCGAGAACCCGCCTAGAATCTA G
- the LOC106339870 gene encoding dehydration-responsive element-binding protein 2C, producing MPSKIVIRKRKSREGATSVAETLNKWREYIEQTQAASSNNDGGLKPRKAPPKGSRKGCMKGKGGPENGIWNYRGVRQRTWGKWVAEIRQPCRGARLWLGTFPSSYEAALAYDEAAKAMYGESARLNLPDISNVSSSAAAGSVTTLSNESEVCALEDTNVKEEDGSDEYGFLKSSQCVKEEMSVLDSADTFGNGNEHEPWDFCVHEMFDVDEVMGLLDEINVSGQETTLSQDASLLGSLNHTETAHPGVDYGYPIVQPSERNNTSCVGLDRY from the exons ATGCCGTCGAAGATTGTTATCAG GAAAAGGAAGTCAAGAGAAGGTGCCACAAGTGTAGCTGAGACTCTAAACAAATGGAGAGAGTATATTGAACAAACCCAAGCTGCTTCTTCAAACAATGATGGTGGTCTCAAGCCAAGAAAGGCTCCTCCAAAGGGTTCTAGAAAGGGTTGTATGAAAGGCAAGGGAGGACCTGAGAACGGGATTTGGAACTACAGAGGAGTTAGACAGAGGACTTGGGGGAAATGGGTTGCTGAGATCCGTCAGCCATGTCGTGGTGCTAGGTTGTGGCTAGGTACTTTCCCTAGCTCTTATGAAGCTGCGTTGGCTTACGACGAGGCTGCTAAAGCTATGTACGGTGAGTCAGCTAGGCTCAATCTTCCTGACATCTCGAATGTCTCTTCTTCTGCTGCCGCTGGCTCAGTTACTACATTGTCAAATGAATCTGAAGTTTGTGCACTTGAGGATACAAATGTGAAAGAAGAGGATGGTAGCGATGAATATGGTTTCTTGAAAAGCTCTCAGTGTGTTAAAGAGGAGATGAGTGTACTTGACTCAGCTGATACTTTTGGAAATGGCAATGAACATGAACCATGGGACTTTTGTGTGCACGAGATGTTTGATGTGGATGAGGTGATGGGTTTGTTGGACGAGATCAATGTGTCTGGTCAAGAGACAACGCTGAGTCAAGATGCTAGCTTGCTAGGGAGCCTCAACCACACAGAGACTGCTCATCCTGGAGTTGATTATGGATATCCAATAGTGCAGCCGAGTGAAAGAAACAACACAAGTTGTGTTGGATTAGACCGTTACTGA